The sequence atattttttatacaatatttatatatccgaAATGAAGACAACCACTTAATTATTTATAAGGAAAAATTGgtgaaataactaaaaaaaaaaaatttctagagagagatagatagCAAGAGAAGGGAAGAGATAGAgaaaaaagactaggatagcaccaaaccaagtttttgttcccaaagtagcactcaaggctcaaagtcacaaaaataggtttcattaaagaggtaaatatacgcttataccccttgggttaattaatccaaaccttagggtttagagttaagggggtggggttttggaattagggtttaaaattttataaaaaataaatactaaaataaaaaataaaaatttataaaacagtttcaaaaattatttttaaactataaaaagaaaatttgaaaaaaaaataaaaaaaaaattcaaaaacttttttttaaaaaaaattataaaaatttcgaatctgaaaacatataatctgaaactataattttttttttttttttaatttttttttattttttttaatttttttattttattttgtttgtttatttaatttaaaccaaggATATTAGGGacattttaccctttaatgaatgtcatttttgtgactttctccttctagtgctctttttgagacataaacttcaaaatgtgctattattgacaattgcccgaagagataaaaaaaaagggttttgGTTAGTTATCCCTATTTACAAAGTAATCCCTTATTACTTTGTTTTGGTTGTCCaaaaagtggagaatcacacCAGCGTCTTCGTCTTCCATCAAActcctctctctccctctaATCGAATTGCGCCAAAGTAGGTATTATCAACTTTGCTGATTTGATTTCGTCTCAGATATTTCTACTTCTCCCTTGAGAATCTACTTGTTGTCTGCGTTAGGGGTTTTGCAATATCAATTGAAATAGTTTTTGATAGGAAAAAGAATGGTGTCTGGGTTAATAAACGAGAACCCAACTGTGTACGAGAGGAAGGAGCGTCGTGTTCGCACCGATTCCACCAACACCGATGAGTTTTCCGTAGAACCTATCGATCAGCTCGAGATTTTTGATATCCTTTTCTTCGATTTCGCTATCGTCAATAGTATGATTTGCATTTTTTGGTTGGTCTTTAACGATTGAAAGTACATCATATAAGAGACATAAGAGATCCAGAGCATCCTTATTCTCTTGAACAACTCAAAGTTCTTACTGAAGACTCTGTTGAAGTCGATGACCACAAGAGTTATGTTAGGtaatgattaaaaaatataaccttttttgttatttcttttggtgttttaatttaaagcctttttattttttttttgcagggtTACATTCACTCCAACGGTGGAACATTGTAGCATGGCAACCATTATTGGTCTTTCTGTCCGCGTTAAACTTATGCGCAGCCTTCCTCCTCGTTACAAGGTTCTTGCTTTTCCTCGTTACAAAAGTTCAGCAACACCACATTCTCCTTGTTATAGGCAAataaccttttttttaattgctAACCTATTGTTCTGATACTTGGTAATAGCTTGAGCCTCTACTAGTATGTTATTGCAAGTGACTTTAAACCGCATATACAATGTTCTATGTGCCTCAATCCTTTGgaactattcttttttttttcagattgatATAAGGGTAGCACCCGGTTCTCATGCAACAGAGGCTGCACGTATGTCATTTTTCTATGTCCTTGCTATTCTTATTTTGTTGTTTGATCCACCTTGAAGTAGTAGACTCGACTCGTGTTTTGTTTGAACCAAGTGGGCTTGTTTATAGATGTTTCTTGTTTCTTGAAATGCAGTCAATAAGCAACTAAACGACAAGGAGCGTGTAGCGGCTGCACTAGAGAATCCAAACCTCGTGGAGATGGTTGATGAATGTCTATCTCCATCGTTTGAGTGATGCTTGATGCTCTCAACGTACACTATATCATAATATGTCTCTGTTTTTGTCCGCGAAGATTTTGATTCACTAGGACTTTGTGCTCAGTTTCGATCCTGTTAAAGACAGAATTTATTCACAGAACAAGATATTGATTTTGTCTCGTTGTTTCCATCTTAAATCACATTCCTTTCACTACTGAACTTGTTACACCCTTGTTCTCTTACACATTTGCTCCATTTGTTGCCATTAAACTAACAGTTTGTGGTGTGGTAGCGATAAATCTTTATATCACGGTGATTTTGTCTCGCAACACCGAAGATAGAATTTACCaatgcataatttttttaatactccCAATCACAAACTAAAAGAAAAGTTGCAAGGATTTTGTTATATTGAGCTGGTGAATTATCTATTAATGATTGCATTCATGTAGACTGTTTCTTTTTACCAAAATCTGTCAAATAATACAAAGGACAGAAATATAAGTTATTGAAACTTCGGCTGATCAGTTAATCTAGATTCGAAACCCGAAAGTGCAACATGTCCAGATCCACTACAAAACCTTTTGAATTGAAAGTACACATtatcctttatatactaaattatTTCAATCTAAACTAGCAGATGTTTTAACTGGATTGGGATTCAATCTACACTTTCAGTTTAGAACATCTACTAGTTTTACTTTAGCCAAATTTTGGAGTTTTCGAGCTTTCCAAATCATTAATATTGGATTTATGTTTCGTATTCGAAATAACCATAATTTTGACATGTGGAGGATATATAAACTCAAAGTACTTAACATCGACGAACTGTCAAACTCATCAAAAATGATCTAAAATCATTTTGTTAAACGAGTTCTAAATATTTGTTGATGCCtattatttgaaaaacttatttttcatGAAttggaatattattttttcattgcCTCCGGCCACCATTGATCTAACCATGG is a genomic window of Brassica napus cultivar Da-Ae chromosome A2, Da-Ae, whole genome shotgun sequence containing:
- the LOC106392426 gene encoding protein AE7, with the translated sequence MVSGLINENPTVYERKERRVRTDSTNTDEFSVEPIDQLEIFDHIRDIRDPEHPYSLEQLKVLTEDSVEVDDHKSYVRVTFTPTVEHCSMATIIGLSVRVKLMRSLPPRYKIDIRVAPGSHATEAALNKQLNDKERVAAALENPNLVEMVDECLSPSFE